Proteins encoded together in one Telopea speciosissima isolate NSW1024214 ecotype Mountain lineage chromosome 4, Tspe_v1, whole genome shotgun sequence window:
- the LOC122660099 gene encoding uncharacterized protein LOC122660099 isoform X2 gives MEGEFNGRPEAQRCLGIAEKLLTARDLVGSKNFAARAQENDPFLDGVDQILAIVDVLLAAEKRINNHFDWYAILQLGSQSNDLELIKKKYKRLALLLHPDKNKSVFADNAFKFVVDAWAVLSNPSKKTLYDNELNLFSKLVSSQPLQQHQQPVKVNPRDKKRKASKEQNFNSGSSRIRSLMSTFWTTCPYCYNLYEYPRVYEECCLRCEKCKRAFHAVMVKSLPPSLPGKEEFYCCWSLFPLAFSVSNSGSGKPKFPGFPNWMSSSPMFPPPPSTDKNAEFPKWMPFSPMFPSQPQGEGNRSATAAAQVNLDNDGHDDYGIIEDGNLSTHVQKRALSNKKTEENAQGEAKKDDDVRTEALSVTIPKPQMRKKTVAKRTQKQKGRGPQGKKAESRAARESEKLDLNGEWGNEAKDSEPTTGEGTDAGSGDEDVASGSGFFEGLDEFLGNLPILNAVNDGEKVEGGSA, from the exons ATGGAGGGTGAGTTTAACGGAAGACCAGAAGCTCAACGATGTCTAGGAATAGCAGAGAAGCTTCTCACGGCTCGAGATCTCGTTGGAAGCAAAAATTTTGCAGCTCGAGCTCAGGAAAACGACCCTTTTCTTGATGGAGTAGACCAGATCCTCGCCATCGTAGATGTCCTTCTTGCAGCCGAGAAGCGGATCAACAACCACTTTGACTGGTACGCAATACTGCAACTTGGTAGCCAGTCTAACGATTTGGAACTCATCAAGAAAAAGTACAAGAGACTTGCCTTGCTCTTGCATCCGGACAAGAACAAGTCTGTCTTCGCCGATAACGCCTTTAAGTTTGTTGTCGATGCTTGGGCCGTGTTATCTAACCCATCCAAAAAAACCCTCTATGATAACGAGCTCAATCTCTTCTCCAAACTCGTTTCAAGCCAACCCTTACAACAGCATCAACAACCAGTGAAGGTAAATCCTCGCGACAAGAAGAGGAAAGCGTCGAAGGAACAAAATTTTAACTCCGGTAGTAGCAGGATCCGATCGTTGATGTCTACTTTCTGGACGACTTGTCCGTACTGCTATAATCTATACGAGTACCCTAGGGTTTACGAGGAATGTTGTCTCAGGTGTGAGAAATGTAAGAGGGCTTTTCATGCTGTCATGGTTAAATCCCTTCCTCCATCCCTCCCTGGCAAAGAGGAGTTCTACTGTTGTTGGAGTTTATTCCCTTTGGCCTTCTCAGTGTCTAATTCGGGTAGTGGTAAACCTAAATTTCCTGGCTTCCCTAATTGGATGTCTTCATCTCCTATGTTTCCACCCCCTCCTTCTACGGACAAAAATGCCGAGTTTCCTAAATGGATGCCCTTCTCTCCCATGTTTCCATCTCAACCTCAAGGGGAAGGTAATCGTTCTGCTACAGCAGCAGCTCAGGTTAATTTAGATAATGATGGTCATGATGATTATGGCATTATTGAAGATGGGAATTTGAGCACTCATGTTCAGAAGAGAGCTTTGTCAAATAAAAAAACCGAG GAGAACGCTCAGGGTGAGGCTAAGAAGGATGATGATGTAAGGACGGAAGCGCTTAGTGTTACAATTCCTAAGCctcaaatgaggaagaagacagTTGCAAAGAGAACTCAGAAACAGAAGGGCAGAGGCCCCCAGGGTAAGAAAGCAGAAAGTAGAGCAGCCCGAGAATCAGAGAAGCTTGATTTGAATGGGGAATGGGGGAATGAGGCTAAGGATTCTGAACCCACAACTGGGGAAGGAACGGATGCAGggagtggagatgaggatgttgctTCAGGGAGTGGCTTCTTTGAGGGACTTGATGAATTCCTGGGCAATCTGCCAATACTTAATGCTGTAAATGATGGTGAAAAGGTCGAAGGAGGTAGTGCATAG
- the LOC122660099 gene encoding uncharacterized protein LOC122660099 isoform X1: MEGEFNGRPEAQRCLGIAEKLLTARDLVGSKNFAARAQENDPFLDGVDQILAIVDVLLAAEKRINNHFDWYAILQLGSQSNDLELIKKKYKRLALLLHPDKNKSVFADNAFKFVVDAWAVLSNPSKKTLYDNELNLFSKLVSSQPLQQHQQPVKVNPRDKKRKASKEQNFNSGSSRIRSLMSTFWTTCPYCYNLYEYPRVYEECCLRCEKCKRAFHAVMVKSLPPSLPGKEEFYCCWSLFPLAFSVSNSGSGKPKFPGFPNWMSSSPMFPPPPSTDKNAEFPKWMPFSPMFPSQPQGEGNRSATAAAQVNLDNDGHDDYGIIEDGNLSTHVQKRALSNKKTDENAQGEAKKDDDVRTEALSVTIPKPQMRKKTVAKRTQKQKGRGPQGKKAESRAARESEKLDLNGEWGNEAKDSEPTTGEGTDAGSGDEDVASGSGFFEGLDEFLGNLPILNAVNDGEKVEGGSA, from the exons ATGGAGGGTGAGTTTAACGGAAGACCAGAAGCTCAACGATGTCTAGGAATAGCAGAGAAGCTTCTCACGGCTCGAGATCTCGTTGGAAGCAAAAATTTTGCAGCTCGAGCTCAGGAAAACGACCCTTTTCTTGATGGAGTAGACCAGATCCTCGCCATCGTAGATGTCCTTCTTGCAGCCGAGAAGCGGATCAACAACCACTTTGACTGGTACGCAATACTGCAACTTGGTAGCCAGTCTAACGATTTGGAACTCATCAAGAAAAAGTACAAGAGACTTGCCTTGCTCTTGCATCCGGACAAGAACAAGTCTGTCTTCGCCGATAACGCCTTTAAGTTTGTTGTCGATGCTTGGGCCGTGTTATCTAACCCATCCAAAAAAACCCTCTATGATAACGAGCTCAATCTCTTCTCCAAACTCGTTTCAAGCCAACCCTTACAACAGCATCAACAACCAGTGAAGGTAAATCCTCGCGACAAGAAGAGGAAAGCGTCGAAGGAACAAAATTTTAACTCCGGTAGTAGCAGGATCCGATCGTTGATGTCTACTTTCTGGACGACTTGTCCGTACTGCTATAATCTATACGAGTACCCTAGGGTTTACGAGGAATGTTGTCTCAGGTGTGAGAAATGTAAGAGGGCTTTTCATGCTGTCATGGTTAAATCCCTTCCTCCATCCCTCCCTGGCAAAGAGGAGTTCTACTGTTGTTGGAGTTTATTCCCTTTGGCCTTCTCAGTGTCTAATTCGGGTAGTGGTAAACCTAAATTTCCTGGCTTCCCTAATTGGATGTCTTCATCTCCTATGTTTCCACCCCCTCCTTCTACGGACAAAAATGCCGAGTTTCCTAAATGGATGCCCTTCTCTCCCATGTTTCCATCTCAACCTCAAGGGGAAGGTAATCGTTCTGCTACAGCAGCAGCTCAGGTTAATTTAGATAATGATGGTCATGATGATTATGGCATTATTGAAGATGGGAATTTGAGCACTCATGTTCAGAAGAGAGCTTTGTCAAATAAAAAAAC AGATGAGAACGCTCAGGGTGAGGCTAAGAAGGATGATGATGTAAGGACGGAAGCGCTTAGTGTTACAATTCCTAAGCctcaaatgaggaagaagacagTTGCAAAGAGAACTCAGAAACAGAAGGGCAGAGGCCCCCAGGGTAAGAAAGCAGAAAGTAGAGCAGCCCGAGAATCAGAGAAGCTTGATTTGAATGGGGAATGGGGGAATGAGGCTAAGGATTCTGAACCCACAACTGGGGAAGGAACGGATGCAGggagtggagatgaggatgttgctTCAGGGAGTGGCTTCTTTGAGGGACTTGATGAATTCCTGGGCAATCTGCCAATACTTAATGCTGTAAATGATGGTGAAAAGGTCGAAGGAGGTAGTGCATAG